A stretch of DNA from Apis cerana isolate GH-2021 linkage group LG8, AcerK_1.0, whole genome shotgun sequence:
GTTGGACAACAATGCTTATTAGTGTTTGTATGTTTTCTGTCTTTGGACGGACAGATTTTAGTGTATCACCATTAAGAATGTATTTCATCTTATGGAATGTGTTTATCAGTTTCTATTTGACTCATTGGGAAAAGTATAATACAGGGGTATTATTCCTTCCTTGGGGATATGACCTATCTATGGTAGTaagtttctattttaaaatatttggcaAATTACTAAtagacataaataaaataacaataatttatgattatcttaatttttagggtactattattgtttttatcataTCTAGTATAGGTGGACATAGAActtggaaaattgtttttcctgGTGGTATACCAGTGGGAgtaatgtttgaaatattactttatgtTACTGCAATTGTATCTAGTTTACCTGTGGTTTTGTGGAATATATACAAGTCAGtgcaattaaattgatataatttattttttattcatgatttctgcttaaaaagtattttcaatttttagatcATATAGAGATAAAACTGGTAAAATGCGAACATTTGTAGATGCTATAAGACCTTTATTGCCTTTAGCAGTACTCTTTATGATTTCAACAATTTGGATAGTCCATTCACCTAGTAATATCATAGAAAAAGATcccagaataatttttttagcaattggaactattttttcaaatatatgtgTAAGAGAAAGATATcagatttatacaattaatacaaaattattttattaataaaaaattaatgctttttaaaatttacagtgTCGTTTAATTGTATCACAAATGAGCAATACTAGATGTGAACTATTATCATGGATATTACTACCTATAGCAGTTGcagcaatattttcatttatcttacCTAATATAGACTTAGTGTTTACATATATTCTTGCTATTATAGCTTTATTAGCACATATTCATTATGGAACATGTGtggtaagatttattttaatattttaaacaaaatatttgattattaataataaattattatttctttaggTACGTCAAATGTGTCGTCATTTTCGTATTTATACATTCCGTATTAAAGATCGTACAGACTGACTACTTGCTGACGATACATgttaaaaacgaagaaatatgAACAAACGGTCGGAAAGAGCTACGAATCAGTAAGTATAGaacagaaagaaattttgaaattatgattaataagaaaaaaatgcattttgattataaatatgcaaatatttaacaGTAGATAGTAATAgtttattcaaatatgtaaTCATCACTGATCATATTCAAAAGAAGAAGTACctgttatgtaatattaattattcatttgcagagataaaacaatttaatcttatattattatgatataattacataattatttcatgaatttttctGTTCGTAACTCTGACTGtgcatagaatatttatttttgcacatGCGAAGCTTTCTAGCTTTGAATGCACATCGAATTCTtcgtttttaatatgtattgtctgagaaataaaattataaatctagcTTGCTCAATATTCTCATGAAATGAATATCTTCTCCAttgcagaaattttttttatttaaaataattattaaaggaaAAAGTTTTCGTAATATATGAAAACTGAGCAAGTTGGAATGATATACGGATGGATAATATGATAGAGATGAATAATATtggtatatatctataataagatACATGaaagagattatttattttgagtaAGAATGCatgtatatgttatattatacttatagtAATCAgtttccaataataaaatatttttgcaaatgtaCAAAATTTCGTGTATTAACACacgaatcaataaattttgagcTAGATTAAAGAACTCGAGGATTaatgaaactaataaaaaaatatgcttcatgtttctaaaatgaaataaaaaaatataaatttttaacgtggaaaaaatatataaaatctatattataatcggaaatataaaataatttttttaacataggcatcatataataattaattcttttttattaatctcgatttattacaatcaaatacatattaattttaattaaattttcacatgaaaaatatattgacaaaatatattacaatgctgagtaaaagaatgtaaatttcaattattatttaaattattttttatttctataaatgttAATGGATTCAAAACatcaatttaatctaaatcAAGTAATATTTTCCACGTTTTAGAATCaatcatgaaaaaattaatttatttaaaaatgttttaaaaaatttatttaaaaatatttaaaaattattataaattttaattgattttatttgataattatatttgattccaTTTAATGACTGCATCATAAAGTTTGAAatgattatatgaatattcagttaaattttttatttgttaatttaatatattattaatccatttcatattattaataattataattttaaaaatactctgtagaaaatatattatatttaaaaaaaaaaacaaatttgcatTTGTTTGAAATCTTAGAAAGAGTTGAATGTTAAATAGTggtaacaaattttttgtaaattttagtgtatgtatataaatagttaaaaaaaaaattaacatgaaTGAATATGAAACTATTTCGAAatgctaaattttttaattgaaatatttatgaatacacTTGTATAAATAGTAATCTAAAAACTAtgtaatctattttaattgaagtattcttatataactttattctttagatatttaattttttctcatatGTAATAACATATTGTTTGTaagtttatattgttaataattcatcgaatataatatgtataatgtattattctttaaatcttcGTTTTTGCCAAAGATAAAAACaatcattttacataaattatattttgtttattcctAAAagttatatgtacattttatttatatatttttaatctattgataatataattaaaaacgcaaaatacaattatatgtttattttatttgataactataattaaactgtaactataaaattatatatatgtaatttaaatgaatgatcattatatcattattaacttcattttatgaatataataattataaaaaagtattttattcttgaacctagaaattaatttaaattaagcaATGATAATAAACTTGACTTAagacatttttgtttttaattatttatacaaatttaaactataaattaatatatttaaaaaaaaaatgttttataataaattttaataatatcttaataaatctaaatgaaCAAAcatattagtaaaatattagtTCATCAAATTTtggcaaattttaataagttattattatttaattaataagagtgaattaattttttataataaaaattaaaaaatttaaatctattatatgaTTACAATTCTTGTCAAATCAAAGCATGTCAAAATTATGTAAgagacattatttattttccgattgtaaatattctgcttttattttttgtcgTTCTTCTGGTAAAGGAATATAgggttttatattttttatctttcgataGTTTATTATCTTTGCCTAAAAtaccaataaaatatataaaatatttttacaacgtgataattatatttaataatacatatacaattacccaaaattttttgcagattttataattttcaacatataataaacatttattataatcatatttatttttttctaaacattttgcagtaaaattatattcctaaaaaaaataaaatatataataaaacaaattatatatatatatatttttaaggttaaataataatttattaatgaatttttaagttaaaaaaaattaaaaattattaaattatttatgtatatttatttatttttttataaattaatttctaaaatttaatattaaaattaacttttttattttaaatatttttagtagataaaagtaaaaatcatataaccttaaaagattaaataatattacctcTAAACAAGGATTGATTAAATTTGGATCCTGTGT
This window harbors:
- the LOC108003138 gene encoding ethanolaminephosphotransferase 1, which gives rise to MYQKLSFEVEYLTEQHLTGFETYKYSSVDTSPLSVYIMHPFWNKVVHYCPKWVAPNVLTFFGFLFTVFNFTLFAFYDYYLYASSDDKLQYPPIPRWVFALGAFNVFMAYTLDGIDGKQARRTQTSGPLGELFDHGLDSWTTMLISVCMFSVFGRTDFSVSPLRMYFILWNVFISFYLTHWEKYNTGVLFLPWGYDLSMVGTIIVFIISSIGGHRTWKIVFPGGIPVGVMFEILLYVTAIVSSLPVVLWNIYKSYRDKTGKMRTFVDAIRPLLPLAVLFMISTIWIVHSPSNIIEKDPRIIFLAIGTIFSNICCRLIVSQMSNTRCELLSWILLPIAVAAIFSFILPNIDLVFTYILAIIALLAHIHYGTCVVRQMCRHFRIYTFRIKDRTD